The following proteins come from a genomic window of Carassius carassius chromosome 10, fCarCar2.1, whole genome shotgun sequence:
- the LOC132151404 gene encoding cytohesin-4-like, with protein MTESCHTDLTAEEEMEIERLKMHKQILLEDIEKLKNQIENVMADIQDFKSAEDNKMLEREKRFSSGKKKFNMDPKKGIKYLVDNELLDWKPERVAEFLYKEEGLNKTAIGDFLGEREDMHLQILKAFVELHEFSDLNLVQALRQFLWSFRLPGEAQKIDRMMEAFATRYCNCNANVFQSTDTCYILSFAIIMLNTSLHNPNVKDKTSLERFISMNRGINNGQDLPNELLTNLYHSIHNEPFKIPEDDGNDLTHTFFNPDREGWLLKLGGRVKTWKRRWFILTDNCLYYFEYTTDKEPRGIIPLENLCVREVMFPRKPYCLELYNPNSRGQKIKACKTETDGRVVEGKHQSYTICAASAEERDEWIESIRASITKDPFYDLVSIRKKKVINKVPEK; from the exons ATGACTGAGAGCTGTCACACAG ATTTGACGGCGGAGGAAGAGATGGAGATCGAACGGCTGAAGATGCACAAGCAGATCCTGCTGGAGGACATTGAG AAACTGAAGAACCAGATTGAAAACGTCATGGCAGACATTCAGGATTTCAAATCAGCAGAAGACAA TAAGATGCTCGAGAGGGAGAAACGCTTCTCTAGCGGCAAGAAGAAATTCAACATGGATCCTAAAAAG GGAATCAAGTATCTGGTGGATAATGAGCTTCTGGACTGGAAACCAGAACGAGTGGCCGAGTTTCTGTATAAAGAGGAAGGACTGAATAAGACCGCCATTGGAGACTTCCTGGGAGAGAG GGAGGACATGCACCTGCAGATCCTCAAAGCGTTCGTGGAGCTGCACGAGTTTTCAGATCTGAACCTGGTCCAGGCGTTACG GCAGTTCTTGTGGAGTTTCCGTCTGCCGGGTGAAGCTCAGAAGATCGACCGCATGATGGAGGCCTTCGCCACGCGCTACTGTAACTGCAACGCCAACGTCTTCCAGTCCACAG ACACGTGTTACATCCTGTCGTTTGCCATCATCATGTTGAACACGAGTCTGCACAATCCCAACGTGAAGGACAAGACCTCGCTCGAGAGATTCATCAGCATGAACCGCGGCATTAACAACGGACAAGACCTACCCAACGAGCTTCTGACG AACCTGTACCACAGCATACACAACGAACCCTTCAAAATCCCCGAGGATGATGGGAACGATCTGACGCACACCTTCTTCAACCCGGACCGAGAGGGATGGCTGCTCAAACTGG GCGGTCGTGTGAAGACGTGGAAGAGACGCTGGTTCATCCTGACCGATAACTGTCTGTATTATTTTGAATATACCACG gacAAAGAGCCGCGAGGCATCATTCCTCTGGAGAATCTGTGCGTGAGGGAAGTCATGTTTCCACGCAAACCG TATTGTTTGGAGCTGTATAACCCCAACAGCCGGGGTCAGAAGATCAAGGCGTGTAAGACGGAGACGGACGGACGTGTGGTGGAAGGGAAGCATCAGTCGTACACCATCTGTGCTGCTTCAGCTGAAGAGAGAGACGAGTGGATCGAGTCCAtcag GGCCAGCATTACGAAAGACCCCTTCTATGACCTGGTGTCCATCCGCAAGAAGAAAGTCATCAACAAAGTGCCTGAGAAATGA